The genomic stretch GCGCACGAAGAGCTGCTTGCCGAACCAGGTTTCGAGATTGCGGATCTGCTGGCTGACCGCCGCGGAGGACACGCCAAGCTCGCTCGCGGCCAAAGTGAAGCTGCCGGCGCGGGCGGCGACCTCGAAGGCCTTGATCGCGTTCAGCGGCGGCAGTTTTTCCATGCCTGGCTCCATAAGTTTTTCTTGAGCAATCCTAATAATTTTCCCCGTTGAGAGAAAGAATTTTTTGCGGTCATCTGTGCCCAACCGATGGAGCACGCGACATGAAAGACATTCTCGATCTCGACCGCTATCCGCTCGACCGTGAAGGCAGCGCCGAATGGAAGCGACTCGTCGAACAGTCGATCGAAGCCCTCAGGGCCGACGGCATGTTCAATCTCGAGGGTTTTCTGAGGCCCGGTGTCGCCGAACAGGCGGTGCGGGAAATCAAGCCGGTCATGGACACGCAGTCCCATGTGCACAAGCGCATGCACAACATCTACTTCAAGCCCAGCATTCCCGAACTCGCGCCCGACCATCCGGCCCTGCGCAAGGTCGAAACCATCAGTCACACCGTCTGTGCCGACCAGATCCCGGGCAGCACGGTTCTGGCAATCTATGAATACGAACCGCTGGTGCGCTTCCTCGCGGCTACGATGGGCAAGGCAAAACTGCATGTCATGCAGGATCCGCTGGCCCGCACCAATGTCATGGCCTATCGCTCTGGCGAGGCTCTGAACTGGCATTTCGACCGCTCGGAATTCACCACGACGCTGCTTTTGCAGCAGTCGCAACGTGGCGGCGACCTCGAATACCGCACCGATCTCAGGTCGGATGACGACCCCAATTATGAGGGCGTCGCCAGGCTGCTCGAAGGGCGTGATCCCGACGCAAAGATCCTGCGCATGAAGCCGGGTACGCTCAATGTCTTCCGCGGCAAGAACACCGCGCACCGCGTCACCACGGTCGAAGGCGAGCGAGAGCGCATGATAGCGGTGTTTTCCTATTACGAGCAACCTGGCGTGATGTTCAGCGCCGAGGAGCGCTTCGGCTTCTACGGCCGGGCAGCCTGAGCCCCCGAACCGCATCCCGATCGGAAATGCGGGTGACGGCGAAAAATCCGAAAAGCCATCTTGTTAGATTGTCGACAATCTGATTGTCTTGTCTTCTGTTC from Mesorhizobium sp. 113-3-3 encodes the following:
- a CDS encoding HalD/BesD family halogenase; amino-acid sequence: MKDILDLDRYPLDREGSAEWKRLVEQSIEALRADGMFNLEGFLRPGVAEQAVREIKPVMDTQSHVHKRMHNIYFKPSIPELAPDHPALRKVETISHTVCADQIPGSTVLAIYEYEPLVRFLAATMGKAKLHVMQDPLARTNVMAYRSGEALNWHFDRSEFTTTLLLQQSQRGGDLEYRTDLRSDDDPNYEGVARLLEGRDPDAKILRMKPGTLNVFRGKNTAHRVTTVEGERERMIAVFSYYEQPGVMFSAEERFGFYGRAA